The following proteins are encoded in a genomic region of Gimesia algae:
- a CDS encoding tetratricopeptide repeat protein: MRSLGTSILVCTLLMPTPLLACMWDHDTLQMERQRFPYAQELITGHFLRHSDAYYEWRIKDRSQKTTADRKPADYDDLAVAYEKLGEHDKAIELIQEKMARWPEQGRYESEANLGTFLIHAGHYAEGLEHIKRAVEINPEAHFGREVYQKLLVEYVMQQRAGGATLPLNKSYDLGKTGFTTFLLEQRQVIQADEQQEIDKAVKGVLGMMRFGNYRSPILLEALGDLLMATDWQDDSKLLASRAYLKAAYEAPETTAKEFYRERAKEILETQVARNLEQLETELKQEIEQGNVFYAQIESDEAAWADAGENLDQHYGEKYYQRPELTVDHTNYPADPAKRAVLLLLSLAGGFVLLVLPGCVLIWRWIRNSRRLAQEAKE, translated from the coding sequence ATGCGATCATTAGGCACTTCGATTCTGGTCTGTACGCTGCTGATGCCGACTCCTCTGCTCGCCTGCATGTGGGACCACGACACGCTACAGATGGAACGGCAGCGGTTTCCCTACGCGCAGGAACTGATTACCGGCCATTTTCTGAGGCACTCGGATGCCTATTATGAATGGCGGATCAAAGACCGTAGCCAAAAGACAACAGCGGATCGTAAGCCGGCCGACTATGATGACCTGGCGGTGGCTTACGAAAAGCTGGGAGAGCACGACAAAGCGATTGAACTCATTCAGGAGAAGATGGCACGCTGGCCGGAACAAGGCCGCTATGAGTCGGAAGCGAACCTGGGGACGTTCCTGATCCATGCCGGTCACTATGCAGAGGGACTGGAACATATTAAGCGGGCAGTTGAGATTAATCCGGAGGCGCATTTTGGTCGCGAGGTGTATCAGAAGCTACTGGTGGAGTATGTGATGCAGCAGCGGGCTGGGGGGGCGACTCTGCCATTGAATAAAAGCTACGATCTGGGGAAGACTGGTTTTACCACATTTCTACTCGAACAGCGACAGGTGATACAAGCAGACGAACAGCAGGAAATTGATAAAGCGGTCAAAGGTGTGCTGGGAATGATGCGGTTTGGCAATTATCGTTCTCCGATTCTGCTGGAAGCGCTGGGAGATCTGCTGATGGCAACTGACTGGCAGGATGATTCCAAACTGCTGGCGTCGCGAGCGTATCTGAAAGCTGCCTATGAAGCGCCAGAGACAACTGCGAAAGAATTTTACCGCGAGCGAGCCAAAGAGATCCTGGAAACACAGGTGGCACGCAACCTGGAACAGCTGGAAACAGAGTTGAAACAGGAGATTGAACAGGGGAACGTGTTTTATGCGCAAATCGAGTCGGACGAAGCTGCCTGGGCGGATGCGGGTGAGAACCTGGACCAACACTATGGCGAAAAGTATTATCAGCGACCAGAGTTGACAGTGGATCATACCAACTACCCTGCTGATCCCGCAAAGCGGGCTGTTCTGTTATTGCTGTCCCTCGCTGGTGGTTTTGTCCTGCTGGTACTCCCCGGTTGTGTGCTGATCTGGCGCTGGATCAGAAATTCCCGTCGATTGGCCCAAGAGGCAA